The following are encoded in a window of Hippoglossus stenolepis isolate QCI-W04-F060 chromosome 10, HSTE1.2, whole genome shotgun sequence genomic DNA:
- the ky gene encoding kyphoscoliosis peptidase, protein MSAEVAIQKFSFPFSCAARPSQQDEVTQKGCVRVKALELHDLQESPVLSKPSSGPVIVAPVHKKHQERPAAAPGGDVAAAQVLVCTKASQSALLSGRSVFEKLTVENEDQRPAAKRQLSCESAAKTISVVKKSAVRKEAEEQRHLKPKTHLGQKVTPHVAATGRRKRRKDLFINTEVFHRVDAHVIRAGAELKEKCVYDVKTIVQSITQGVRTELERLRAIWLWLCHNIEYDVSGYLGRSEKLSSPEEVIAAGRGVCCGYASLCTEMCREVGIECQEVPGHSKGIGYRQGQSLNNVKSDHLWNAVLLGGQWFLLDACWGAGRVDMEHESFVKRFDEFYFLTDPEEFIESHFPDEEKWQLLETPIPLEEFERRVFKTSAFFTMGLRLIQPHHFHVVTDGGEANVSLGFSRPATFTYEITQHQDLLHCGASEQKDSGNSSFGLLTVSHRNMKLQLLPPASGTYDLKVFARPEAAVTALTWVCSFTVECQTPRAREEIPENPFLSWGLQPVAGSLGITGSSQGSEVAEVEDGLFELVLKTSRPLMLLCELVHLELEAAVAKRCLATQIQPDALTCHVLCSLRGFYRLSVFVRDYEKTEVKFQNAANILLHCKGKVVGLDELFPPNLGSVCGPGTRTSEAGLSKFSHTTALVSTQQGKCNITFHNQRDLELHTVLSREEKKTAATPLSRHLFCTYTDSKVTVSASLPEAGVYRLGLYARTAPGGDFNPMCDFVLRNSCDQPGPPFPCVYSAWRKGCVLFEPRVGLLEPLSWVRFRVRVPGAQRVSVVGETRTDLKLNKSRVWEGEVSSGNGLQQLKLAASSGESSDMAVLMSFDIKQLEREA, encoded by the exons ATGTCGGCGGAAGTTGCGATTCAGAAGTTCTCCTTCCCCTTCTCCTGTGCTGCGCGTCCTTCTCAGCAAGATGAGGTGACCCAGAAGGGATGTGTGCGGGTGAAGGCCCTGGAGCTTCATGACCTCCAGGAGAGTCCAGTGTTAAGCAAACCAAGCTCTGGTCCAGTTATAGTAGCTCCAGTGCACAAGAAGCATCAGGAGCGTCCAGCGGCTGCTCCTGGAGGAGACGTGGCCGCTGCCCAGGTCCTGGTCTGCACCAAAGCTTCCCAGAGTGCTTTGCTCTCCGGGCGAAGCGTCTTTGAGAAACTGACTGTGGAGAATGAGGATCAACGTCCTGCGGCCAAGAGACAACTGTCGTGTGAGAGCGCGGCCAAGACCATCAGCGTGGTGAAGAAGAGCGCGGTGAGGAAGGAGGCCGAGGAGCAGAGACACCTGAAACCGAAAACACACCTGGGACAGAAGGTGACGCCGCACGTCGCagcaacagggaggaggaagcgTCGGAAAGACCTCTTCATCAACACCGAGGTTTTCCACAGAGTTGATGCTCATGTTAtaagagcaggagcagag ctgaaggagaagtgtgtgtatgatgtgaaGACGATCGTCCAGAGCATCACACAGGGAGTCAGAACTGAGCTGGAGAGGCTTCGTGCCATCTGGCTCTGGCTGTGCCACAACATTG AGTACGACGTGAGCGGGTACCTCGGCCGCTCAGAGAAGTTGAGCTCCCCGGAGGAGGTGATCGCGGCCGGGCGGGGCGTCTGCTGCGGCTACGCCAGCCTCTGCACAGAGATGTGCAG AGAGGTGGGTATCGAGTGCCAAGAAGTGCCCGGCCACAGCAAGGGCATCGGGTACCGTCAGGGCCAGAGCCTCAACAATGTGAAATCGGATCACCTGTGGAACGCCGTGCTTCTCGGAGGACAGTGGTTCCTGTTGGACGCCTGTTGGGGAGCAGGACGGGTGGATATGGAACATGAAAGCTTCGTCAAAAG GTTCGACGAGTTCTATTTCCTCACGGACCCAGAGGAGTTCATCGAGTCGCACTTCCCCGATGAGGAGAAATGGCAGCTCCTGGAGACACCCATACCCCTGGAGGAGTTTGAGAGGAGGGTCTTCAAGACCTCGGCCTTCTTCACCATGGGGCTCAGGCTGATTCAGCCTCATCACTTCCACGTGGTCACAG ACGGAGGTGAGGCGAACGTGTCCCTCGGCTTCTCCAGACCTGCTACTTTCACCTATGAGATCACTCAGCACCAGGACCTCCTCCACTGTGGAGCGTCGGAGCAGAAAGACTCCGGCAACTCGTCCTTCGGCCTCCTGACCGTCTCCCATCGaaacatgaagctgcagctcctgccTCCTGCCAGCGGCACATATGACCTGAAGGTGTTTGCCAGGCCTGAAGCAGCCGTCACAGCTCTGACGTGGGTCTGCTCCTTCACGGTGGAGTGTCAGACCCCCCGGGCCAGGGAGGAGATCCCAGAGAATCCCTTCTTGTCTTGGGGCCTGCAGCCTGTCGCCGGATCTCTGGGCATCACAGGCAGCAGCCAGGGCAGCGAGGTGGCTGAGGTGGAGGACGGGCTCTTTGAGTTGGTGTTGAAGACATCCAGGCCTCTGATGCTGCTGTGTGAACTGGTTCATCTGGAGCTGGAAGCTGCTGTAGCCAAGCGCTGCCTGGCTACTCAGATTCAGCCGGATGCTCTGACCTGCCACGTCCTGTGTTCGTTACGTGGCTTCTACCGCCTGTCGGTGTTTGTGCGGGACTATGAGAAAACAGAGGTCAAGTTCCAGAACGCTGCCAACATCCTGTTACACTGCAAAGGCAAGGTGGTCGGACTGGATGAGCTCTTCCCTCCGAACCTCGGCTCGGTGTGTGGCCCCGGGACCCGCACGTCGGAGGCGGGGCTGTCCAAGTTCAGCCATACGACGGCGTTGGTGAGCACACAGCAAGGCAAGTGTAACATCACCTTCCACAACCAGCGGGACCTGGAGCTTCACACTGTGCTcagcagagaagagaagaaaacagcagctACTCCACTTTCACGCCACCTTTTCTGCACGTACACAGACAGCAAGGTGACGGTGAGCGCCAGCCTCCCTGAAGCCGGGGTGTATCGGCTGGGCCTGTACGCCAGGACCGCCCCCGGTGGAGATTTCAACCCCATGTGTGACTTTGTTCTGAGGAACAGCTGCGATCAGCCGGGGCCTCCGTTCCCCTGCGTCTACTCAGCCTGGAGGAAAGGCTGCGTGCTCTTTGAGCCCCGCGTGGGCCTGCTGGAGCCCCTCTCCTGGGTCCGCTTCAGGGTGAGGGTCCCCGGGGCCCAGAGGGTGAGCGTGGTGGGAGAGACGAGAACTGATCTCAAACTGAACAAGAGCAGAGTCTGGGAGGGGGAAGTTTCCAGTGGAAACGGTCTCCAACAACTGAAACTGGCGGCGTCCTCGGGGGAGTCCAGCGACATGGCTGTTCTGATGTCCTTTGACATCAAGCAGTTGGAGAGAGAAGCGTGA